The following is a genomic window from Candidatus Hydrogenedentota bacterium.
CAACCACCGGCTAATGTCTTGCATCCCTCCGGGATGCCCAAGACTTTCGCTTTCGGCCATTTCCACGTGTGGCAGAGAGCAACCGGCAGCTTGGGGCGCGAAAGAATACGTCCACTTCATTAGCAGGAGAAAGACCATGACCAGCGGTGGCGCGGTACGGTTGCGCGGGGGCATCCCCCTCACACGACGACGTTCTCCAGCTCCCAGCCCTTGCGGAAGCGGGGTTTTACATACTCGTTGGCCTGGTCGTTGTTGGTGAAGCGGAGGTTGTCGCCGTCCCACAGGAGCTTCTCGTTGGGGAAGCGCCAGCAGATGGAGCCGAGGAGCAGCCATTCGGTGAAGGGGCCGCCGATGGTGAAAGGGGAGCAGTTGGGGTCGCCGCCCTTGCAGGCCTGGAGGAAGTCCTCGTAGTGGCCCTCGCGGACGCGCGGGATCACGCGCGCGGGCTTCTCGTAATCCTTCATGCGCGCCTTGGGCAGCAGGCTGACGCTCTCGCCCCGGCCCTTGGTGCCGATGAACCCCTTGGTGCCGACGAAGATCTCGTTGAAGTCCAGCACGTCCTCGGCGGTGAGGCCCTCGGGCGGCTGGAAGGCCGCCGCCATGTCGCCCTCGTACCAGTAGACGGTCACGGGGGGCATCTTGCCCGCCGGGACGTGGGGGTTGGGCCGCTCGGGGAACTCCATCTTGCAGGAGTAGTGGGGGAAGGTGACGGGGTTCACGCCCTTGACGGCGGTGCATTCGACGCTGGTGGGGCGGCCGAGCTGGAGCGCCCAGTTGGCCGGCCCGAGCTGGTGGATGCCCCAGTCGCCGATCATCTGGGAGCCGTAGTTGAGGAAGCCGCGCCAGTTGATGGGGTGGATCTTGGAGCTGTACGGGACCTCCTCCGTGCGGCCCATCCACAGGTTCCAGTCGAGGGTGGACGGCACCTCCTCGGCGGGGGGCCACGCGGTGATGTCGCGGGAGAACCCGCCGCCGCTCATGGAATGGACCTCCACCACGTCGCCGATGTCGCCCCGCCAGATCATCTCGCAGGCGCGGCGGGTCGCCTCGCTGGAGTAGCCCTGGTTGCCCATCTGCGTGACCACCTTGTACTTCTTCGCGGCGTTGGTGAGCAGGCGCGCCTCCCAGACCGTCTGCGTGAGGGGCTTCTGGCAGTGGACCGACAGGCCGCGCTCCATGGCGCGCAGGGCGATGCTCGCGTGCATGTGGTCCGGCGTGGTCACCGTGACGGCGTCCAGGTTCTTGTGCTCCTTGTCCAGCATCTCGCGGTAGTCGCGGTACACCTTCGCGTTCGGGAACCGCTTCACCATCTCGCCGAGATGGTTCGCGTCCACGTCGCACAAAGCATAGATGTTCTC
Proteins encoded in this region:
- a CDS encoding Gfo/Idh/MocA family oxidoreductase, translated to MSKESPKTLKTTRRAFLAAATAAFPLFTIVPRHVLAGSGQAAPSDKLSMGCIGVGGMMGGGDVDGVSGENIYALCDVDANHLGEMVKRFPNAKVYRDYREMLDKEHKNLDAVTVTTPDHMHASIALRAMERGLSVHCQKPLTQTVWEARLLTNAAKKYKVVTQMGNQGYSSEATRRACEMIWRGDIGDVVEVHSMSGGGFSRDITAWPPAEEVPSTLDWNLWMGRTEEVPYSSKIHPINWRGFLNYGSQMIGDWGIHQLGPANWALQLGRPTSVECTAVKGVNPVTFPHYSCKMEFPERPNPHVPAGKMPPVTVYWYEGDMAAAFQPPEGLTAEDVLDFNEIFVGTKGFIGTKGRGESVSLLPKARMKDYEKPARVIPRVREGHYEDFLQACKGGDPNCSPFTIGGPFTEWLLLGSICWRFPNEKLLWDGDNLRFTNNDQANEYVKPRFRKGWELENVVV